CGCCCTCGTGGAGAAGCCATGATGGTCAGATCTGCATCCTGCCACCTCGGACGGCGTGACCGTGCGGAGCGCTTAGGGCGAACCATCTGGAACGGAGGGTACTCGTCGTCGTAAATAGACCGATCTTGGATCGATTCCACGAGCGACAAGCATTCGGTGAGCTTCTCGTCAACCCGATCTATAGACGCGATCTGGTCATCCTGCTAGACGGGCTTCCTCGGCTGGCGTGGCGCCGAAGGGCGAGCTGCCGGAGAAAAAGACGAACCCGGGAGAGATCCCGAGATCGGATCTACTGACGCAGATGACAAAGCTGCCGGCGCGGGATTGTCCTGCACCGGCTGGACGACCTACCCATCACCGTTGGCGTTGACGACCTAGGTGATGGAACCGACCATGAAGGTTTGGCCGGCCCTGGGAGCGAACGAAGAGCTTGGAAAACGTATCATCTGGCCCGCCATGGGATCAAGCACACACCCTtatctggcgcgccaactgtcgactaaATGTGCTCGacagtccactgaggggtatacccgcgatggtagatttgtcgtagaggtgaacgagatcaggagcgagatggtgacaagacacaagatttagacaggtttagaCCGTCagctcgacgtaataccctaatcATGTGTCCCGtcagtttgtattggctatcgtatatgattcgtgtgttttgagggggtcccctacccgccttatatagcccggGGTAGGGTTACATGCCGATCAGGTCAGAGTCCGATCGGGTAAGAGATAATCTTTACATGAAACTATACATTtggcatatcctaacagattctACGCGATCTTCATGATGTCGCCGAGGTGCCTTGCGGCATGCGCCGAGCTGTGCCGTGAGCCGCAAGCtatcatcttgtgggctggaccgtctCCTACGGTGCGGCCCATGTAGTCCGTCGTGGATATTGAGGAGTCATCGTGACACATGGTTCACTTGCATTTTACTTGCAAGTTGCAATAAGCCTACAATAAGGAAAATGTAGCGTACCTCTGGAAGGTATGGTATCTGTATGTCACGTTCACCACCCTGAGAATCATCATCTCGCTAACAGGGCAAGGCGTTTGTTTTGGCCTGTGAAGCAACCAATCCATCTGGAGCACAGCACACATTGTTATGAATAATTCAGAATTTGAGGCACAAAGCAGCTACTAACAGGCACACCAGCACACACGGAGGAGAACATTTGTTCCCTTGTCCAACTTTTAgtgcaacaacaccaacaacttCAAAATTGAGGATGCAAGTATTTTTTTTTAATGCAGAGCATAGCAGCCTCCCTCCGCTCGAGGCTAGAGGTTCGTTTTCTTAAATTATTGTTTTTTCAACGAAGAAAGACCAAGTCGTAAGTTTGAGGGGGAGAGTTCAATAACTCAATTGAACATACAATTTTGCAAGCGCATTCCAGTCTACACCAAGCATTTTAATCTAGTTGATTGATGAAGCCAGAAGCAGCAAGACGGTTATCGGCCATCGGCCACTTAGATCGATATAGCCCTGGATTGAAGTCTCCTCCCAGTCCCACCCAAACAATCTTCTTCTAGTTTTTATCTACAGAAAATTCACACATGGCGGCTGCGGAAGCCACAGGGAGGAAGACAAGGagcaggaggaggcggcggcggcggctcaccAGTGGCTTGGGCTTGCCGCCGCTCCATAGACGTCATAGCTTCGTCGACGAGGAGAAATCAaagcttcctcttcttcttcttcaaaaaaGGAAGTGTTTGGATCCAATATAATCCAACAAGGAAGTGTTGACGAGGGAATGAGTCCAACCACAAGGGAAGGAGGTGCTGTAGACGGACTGGAACTGGACTccatcggtggcggtggcggcggcgagggcgacCGACGAGACGAATGGGGAGAGGATGGCAAGAGGTGGGCCCCGTCCCGTCTCCCTCCGCCTGTCGGACACGTCCGTCGGATGCGGCGGGCACGAATCCTAAAGCACGGGCAGAGTTGGAAGAGGCACTGTCCCTCCCTTCTCATTGTGGGTCGGTGGGTGTCCAGCCGCCCTCGTCCTTGTTAACCCTGCCcgaccgccggccatggcgtctGCGGCGGCCGCCGGCGAGGCCTCCACCTCGGAGCCCGCGGAGAGGGGGAAGCCCATCGTCGTACGGGTCAAGCGCAAGCCCTCGCAGACCCGTCCGGACGCTTTCTGTGAGCTCCCCTTCTCCCTCCCTTTCGTCCCCCTGAATTTCCATTCGATACAAGGAGAGTTTTGACATTTTTTTTCCTGCCGTATTGTCAGGGCTAGAGATCAATGAGAGGCCGGCGAAGAAGGCCATGCTCGATTTCTCCAGCCTCTCCATCTCCGACCCACCCTCTTCCTCCTCCGCCAGTGCTAAAGGTACACGAGCCCCCATGAAAATGATTTAACTTGTCACTGGTACTGATGGTTCTTACATTGTCAGTAACTTGTTTATGCAAATTACCCTGCGAGACTGCGTGATTGCCCTGTCTGCTGAATGCTGATGATGCAAAACTTGAAATTTGCCAATGCGGATTTGCCACCTTGCATCAATTCGATACTGTACATGATATAATATACCATATTCTGCTCATCCAGACGAACAATTATACATCAGAAAAAAAAGATAGTAGTGCCTCCTTCATCTGCAAAATGATTTGCTTGTTTGCCATGCCCACAGCTTCAGAGGAACCACGAGTTAAGAAACTTCTTGTCCAGCACATCGAGACAGTACACCATTCTGAGGCTGTTGAAGATGTTTTGCGCTCTCTTTTGGTAATACTTCTTTCCTTTTCATTTGTCCGTTTCCTTGGTTCCTTCTTGTTATACTGGCTTAGCACTCAGATTTGGCATTTAGCATGGCATAGCTGTTTCTAAGTCTGTGTCTAAACCCAGTTGATATTTCATTTCTCATATGTATCCAGTGGTACTACTGCGTTATATGACTtctttgttatttttcttctctgTGGACTATATAAATCACAATTAATCTTTATCACAGCATCTTTTATGCATTTCTGGAGTTAAAATACTGCAACTGAACAGCTTCtttgaaatagaaaaaaaatgttgCCATTTGCACCTTAAGTATTTATATTTGTTTGAAAGGAAAACAGCAGTCTGTTTCTGTtatgcactcaaacatggttaCACAATGGATGGGCATTACTTGTTCTCTATATCAGATGCACAAGGCTTATACGTAAACAACTCCATTTGTTTCTGCAGCTTGCTGACTCAAATTCCAAGGAGATAAAGAGCAAGACAAAGGAGTGGAATTACAGAATCAAGCAAGATAAAGTAAGCAAAACTGGTAGTGTCTACTGCATTATTTTTGTGTTCACTGGTTCCCACAAGGACTATTTTTAATTTGCTCCTGGAACATTGTTGGCACTAACCTTGACTATTAGCAAAATAGTGTTTTTCATATTTATAGCTGTTGAAATGAATTTAGTTGGTTAAATACTAAAGTGGACACTCTTTGTGCGAACAGAAACCAGAGGAGCTACGATCAGCAGCCAGACAGAGGCATGAGGTACACGTCATATTATTCTGAGTTTCTGACTGCAGTTAATTTCTTCTTCTCAAGTTTCTGCAAGTACTAAGGagaaaatgaatttgatgtttggtgTATATGATGAAATGGCTGTAAAGTGTAAACCAAGCATAAGGTTATCTATAGGAGGAAAAGGGGTTCATGTAATTTGCTATGCAGACTTTTAAGTACATCATTTACCAATAACCATTTTAACTTGCAGAACATTTCCCTGTTGGCCTATTCTATTTCATCAGGGTAAAATTGTGTTTTCTATTATATAATTTTTTTGTTCCGCATAGTCTAGTGTGAAGTTTGTTTCCCATACTCTGATTGGTACATAATTTAATTGACTAGTACAGGAGTGCTCCCACAATAATGATTTAGTATGGATTTTTAAGTGCTTACATCATTGGTACTTCTGCATTCTAGTTTGACCTCACCTACAAGTATATGTGAATTTGTTTTAGCTCCACATCACAGAGATTTATCCATGTTGAGCCTGATTGCAATGTAATGCTGTGGGATTGACCATGTTAACCAATCTATATATGCTAACAGTGTTGCATCCCAATTCCCAAATAAGGTCATTGGTTGGGAATTGGTTGAGAATTCGACTCTGGGAACATTCCCTTGCCACAAGCACATGGAAACTAGATATGCAGATTTAGCTAGTAAAAGGATTAAAAGCTAAATTAACTATTCTATGGTCCACACTACCAAACCTGGAGGCCTGGGTGCACTTGTGTATATTGATGGATGGCGCTGGACACTACTTGTGTTAGTATTTTAAATCGTGTGGTCGTCAGGTTCTTTAGGAGTAGCATACTTGATTGTTGCAAGTGAGCAGGTTTGGTCCATTACGGAACATGGCTAGTCCCTAGGAATTGCTATAGCATGGGCCTTGTAGTGTTAGATTGTGTATTAGGATTTCATGAGGGAAGTGCTACTCCCTAATTATCCTGAGACTAGAAAATTGTGATAGTATTTAGTTTTAATTATTTATAAATGCCATAGTGTTCTTTTTCATGCACTCTTATGCATGGTTTTGTTCATTGACCCTAGGATATGGGTAGAAATGCTCGCTTTGCACAAATATGGAAGAGTCGAAAAGGAGAAAATAATGATGCTGATGACTCATTGAGAGAAATATGTCATCTTTATGATGCTGTCCAAGTAGATCCCGATGATGAGAAGCATCCAGCAGAACCACGGTAAGTCTTGATTTCTGATAATTTATCTAGTAATTTGCAATGTGAGTTGTATAGTTGCATGTTTCCTTACAATATTCCCTGCAGGATTACCTCTTTGAAAGAGGGCGCTGTTCTATGCAACTTTCTTCCGCTTATACGGGAGTACTTGCCATCAGCTGCAGAAGAAATTGAGTCAGATATAATTTCATTGGCACAATCAGAAGGTATTGAAGCTCCTTGCCTTGAGATGCTCTCAACAGTACTGGAAAGGTTCTTGGTGCTTTCTTTATTAACTGTAATAGAAAGTGATTTCAAACTCTAGTAGTTGTAGTACTAGTGCCCAAGTAGTAATGGTGACCAGTTTAGCCCCACACTAGTTTTGACGAGTCTAAATTTGCTGTTTAGCAGATTCTGAAGTTTATGATATCTATACTGTCAAGGAGGTGGATGATACAAACATGGAGGCCACATCAGCAGTTTCATATCCAAGGTAAATAACTAAATATGTATCGCATGGTTTTATTCCATTGGGTTCCTGTGAGAGTGTCTTCTTAACGAGTGGTCTTGTTACATAAGGTTACAAGTGGACGATGGAGAAGATGAATGCTATGATGATGACTATCCGTATGACACAGATGATTCAAATGGTAACCGTACCATCATTATACTCCCTTAACTAATTAGTGAGATCCTTAGTTACTTAATTATCTGAAACTCTTTCCATATTGAATATGCAGCCGAAGACAATCCACTTTTTGATTATCCCGATGAATTGTCCGAGGACGAGGATGATGGTAGCAATGATGAGGATCCTTTTGGAGACGAAGAAGGTTCTGACTCCGAGTATGAGAAGGAAGAAGTAGAAGCGGAAGAGGATGAATTATGATGACTAGAAATTGCAATGAAACGCTCGATTGTAGATGCAGAGGAGACTAGTGCGTGAGCTGAATGTGTTGTTTGACGATGAGATAGGTTTGGAGCTGACTGATGAATGTTTCTGTTGCTCATgctgaaaaaagagagaagagaaaTGGAATTGTGTAACAGTTAGCATTGTACATCACGTGCGTCATTTGAAGGAAGAATTCAAATATTTGGAAGTGCTTTCTTATTTGTTCTTGTTATTAGGTTATTGCATGTGGCATCTATGGCTTATGTTCCTTTTAGAAATCTTTGTTAAACACTCACATTTAAAAAAGACTTAAGCCAAAACCAAGTAAAAAATGATGAAGCCGAAGTTGTTTTGGTCTAAAAGCCGAAGCCACGAAAATATTGATTTTTCTAGCTTCACTATTTTTTGAGAAGCTAAAGCCATGCCAAAGAGGCTCATATTTGTGTTTGTGTGTTGCAAGAGAACGTACATCTTGTTGCAAGATCAACTGCATGACTCGTGGCTTGGAGATTTATATAACAGTCACGTAATCTGTTTCAATATATACTAGAAGAATACCCCGAGCATTGCTGTGGGGATTCTagatattttttttttaaatagactatttatatttacagttatatgaatgaaactatcttaaattaattttggTGAATGGTTTGACACATCAATGTGGACAACTAAATGCATGTTAGTGGATGAAGAGATAACTGTCATAATTATATGTGTtagttggctataattgcaaGTTCTAGTAGATTGTTGATGTGGATAGTTTGCATGTTGAGAGAAATCTCTAGTgaggtttagctttataagaggaTATGATTGGAACTGAATTTTATACCGTTACTTGATGTACAAACGCCCGCAGTCCTAACTTATTTGAGCATGGATAGTGAAACCGAGTTGATACGAGACAAGAAGAGATGCAAGGTCTTTTgtgaaaaagtaaaaaaaaaaagatgcatgGAAGAATCCATCCGCTCTTTGGTATTATACAACAAATATGTTTTTGTGTGTTACGCGGTCAACTTATGGACTTATAGCATCTGACGTCATCTGAAGGCGTAAGCGGTCAATTGATCCactttagggtgtgtttggtaggGATCTGGATTCTTAAAGAAATGTTTTAGATCCAGATTCTCTCAAGAAATGTTTTAGATGATGAATCAGAATCGCTTTAGTAAATCGTTTGGCTTGTAGACCAGATTTTGATTCATACGAATAATattcttttcaaaaaaaaatgtagaaataaaaatatgcttcaaaaaatatgaactttttGTGGACAAAGAACAACAAAATACAATCATTTTAATTTATTGCATTAGGAAACAATTAACTAAAAAATAGAAGTAGGAAGCACCGGAGGAGAATCTATTCGAAACCAACCTCTGGCCATTTCACGTATAAACGCTGAAACATTTCTGTTTCGAATCACCGGCTGGAAGTATCTTTTGGTGCCGGTTCTTCTGATTCGCATGAGAAACAGAAACGTTTCTCTATCCAAACGGGGCCAGTTAGCATTTGACGTCATGTGAAGGCACACCATTCGCAATTGTGTCATGGGTAATATCATATTCACAAGCTCTTACCTATTTGTGAGTACTTTATTACTTGATGCCTGATCATTTTCGTCAAGTAGCTATTCTTTTTGTGATCATACACCACCTTTCGCTTGATCTTAGCGAAATGTGAAATCCTACTGTTCGCATGACAAGTCACCAAGGTGACTAAACTGCTTGCAACAAATTTAGTTGTATATACAAAAATCGTCCCAAAGTAGTTTCCATGCTTAGCCCAAGTGGCTATCATGAAATACTCATCTTTTATTTTAACTAGGTAGTGTGCCCGTGTGTTGCTACGGGACagcaaaacttttgtactaaaaacacatggaccgtacgataagataacaatattgtgaaattaaatactgacgttaaagtgacatttaatccaaatagcaaagttcgtgaaataaacacagtcacggagagcgcggcatcgtaggctcaccaactctactgtatagacattTCCAtaatgcggctaagataatattttatattggtagaaaaaaaatctttgatatctatttctttcgtgcgtcaataaatccacgaataagttccgccgcatctccataccatcatcagcctgttcggcaggccgtaaacgatcgtatacgatcatggattataagctagaacagtatttttctctcacaccaagccagccaacagtaaataatccacaatccagcccagccagccgaacaggctgcatgtacacaggttcgagtatatatgtaaatattaaagTCTGTCACATGGGTAATACTGCGTGTCTTGAAAAATCTATCACAAAACCTaataacaaagtatgttatactcaccgtataaatatgtgtggctttaggataTTCGGCTGATTGGGGCGGGGCAAGGATGACGGCGCGGGTGTGAACGATGACGTCGAGCGAGGGCCTTCTTGGCGGTCCTTCTGCTTCTCAGCACTCCGTCGGTGGGCCTTCTCCTTCTCGGCATGGGCTTGCGGCAGCGGCGTGGCTTCGCGGCAGGGAGGGAGAGCAAGCGGTGGCGTGGGCGAGCGCGGAGGCGCGAGGGAGAGGGATCGTGGGGACGGGGAGGGAGCGTGATTGGACGCCAATTGTCAGATGACATTTTCTAAGAATCACTGAGGTGGGGTCGGCAGGGAgtagcatttggagggaaggggTCGTAGGGTTTGGCAGACGATCCGAGGGATTTTTTCGCACGATAATGTTGTCCAACAAAATAATACAATGACGATTCAAGTTTGAACGTGTACGTCATTCTCACAAAAAAGCTCCTAGGTAGATGATACCAAATGTCTAAATTCTCTCATAATAAAGTGATACACTGAGATTTTAATTTGTTCTCATATAAGACAAATTCCATACCAACACCGCTCTTCTTAACCCTAGATCCACATGTTTGCATCTCTAACAGAGCTCCACCCTCACCACGCTCATGTACTCATGTCTTAGTGTTGCCGCCGCCTTGCCATTGCAGGATTGCAATCTGGACCTACTTAAGGTGAAGACAAAAAATGCGTTAAAGAAGGAACATCACATATGTTCTTGTGAGTTTACAAACTTGTAGTGTAACCTTTCTAACATTATGACAATACGAGAAATAGCCCCATGCACGATTTTATTTCAACATACCCATACGGGGTAGCAAGCAAAAACATTTACAATGGGTACATGACACAATATGCAAGTCCATTATATAGCAACTCCATTACCAAATTAGGCATTAAAAACCAATTCTCAACTCAAACATATATCGAGCAGGGTTAAAACAGTATAGTGGCTTATTGGATGATTTCCTAGAGCCAACCGTGGTAAAGGGTGAAGGTGGTGCACTATTATTTCTCTCTTCCAAAATTGTCTTTCTATCAAAATATAAGTGGTTTTATAGTATCATTTTAATTTGACAAGTAAGGTCATTGCCGCATGTTTCATTAATGGAGTTTGCTGGTTTACTGATCTTTTCTTTCTCTTAGCCTGATACCTTAGCGGCACATCAGTTAGTCTTCATATACATGAATTAAATAAGAAATAAATTTAAACCCAAATTTCCCAGTAGCCTGGTACCTTAGCAGCACATCAGTTAGTCTTCATATACATAAATTAATCAAAAATAAATTTAACCCAAAATATCCTAGAAGCACTGCTAGTTAATAAATCAATCTTGTAAACCAAATCATAGTTGGAATTTGAATGCCATAACCACATACATCACTGTGGAATTTGCAGGCTAGTGTAAATCTTGAAATAACTGGCATTGCCTTGAAGCAGATTAAAAATATGTGATTCGTGATTACAATTGCAATCCTTCTGAACACCTAGAACTAGACACGGTGCTCCGGTTCACGGGGAGGGCGGATGGCATGACGGGGTCACCAACTCTAGCCACagttgttcataatgctgtgCTTGAACAAAAAAATTACCATCTCAACAGTCACTGCCTATTGGGACGACACCGCCAGTGTGTCCGCATAGCTGGTCATAATCTGCCATTTTGACAACCTTGCATAGGCTGCTGGTAGTACCATCACATCCATTCCAATGAAACTTAAAGGCTCTCTATAATCATTATTTAGCTGTGTCAAAAACACTAAGCTACATCCATTTATCAATGATCCAAATTTCCGTTTTAACTGATGTATATAACAAATAAAACTGGGGATGGTGCTCCTAATTTTTCATAACCATGCCTTTATGGATCAACGAAGATGGCTAAAAGCTCACTCTGTTGTGTCACCAGAAGCATGAAGGAGCCATCAAGGATGATATCATGCATGTTTCCAGCACCCTCCAGGAACACCACGACCCTACAGGTGTTCATGTCAGCATTTCATCAAAGAGGAACTGCTCTTGCTGATCCTTCAGGTCTTGTCTTAGAAAAATGCAGATTGCCAATACTATTTCTACATAAAGTAAATGCCAATACTATCTCTACATAAAGTAAATGTAGATACGTATTTATGAAGCAAGAGTTACAGTTAAAAAAAATTAGTGTGTTAGTAAAGATGATCTTCACACTTAGCAGCAGCCAAAAAAATATTTGGGAACTCATATATGAAATACTAATCGCAATGAAATACAGAGTTTAAATGAAAAAATTGTGGATTCAGAAACTAAATGCTCAATACATCATAAAATTTCACCTCCACCGAAACAATGCATCATAAATAGTCAATCCATACTGTAGTTAATTTCTTAAAATTACTACCAAAATCAGAAGTACCTTGAGAGGTAGGTTTCAGTTTCACTCACAGTAACCATTTTGAGCTCATAGATTGGGTCCTAGCAAGGGCATCCTTGCTCTTCCATGATTGGAGATGTCAACGGCCTTGCTTGCAGGCTTGACCTCCTTCCAGGTTCATACTGCGTCAGCCTCCTCGTCTAGGGCCACATTCGATGCATCCTGCCCGAGGTTATAGTTGCAAA
This sequence is a window from Miscanthus floridulus cultivar M001 chromosome 10, ASM1932011v1, whole genome shotgun sequence. Protein-coding genes within it:
- the LOC136486176 gene encoding RNA-directed DNA methylation 4-like isoform X1 yields the protein MASAAAAGEASTSEPAERGKPIVVRVKRKPSQTRPDAFWLEINERPAKKAMLDFSSLSISDPPSSSSASAKASEEPRVKKLLVQHIETVHHSEAVEDVLRSLLLADSNSKEIKSKTKEWNYRIKQDKKPEELRSAARQRHEDMGRNARFAQIWKSRKGENNDADDSLREICHLYDAVQVDPDDEKHPAEPRITSLKEGAVLCNFLPLIREYLPSAAEEIESDIISLAQSEADSEVYDIYTVKEVDDTNMEATSAVSYPRLQVDDGEDECYDDDYPYDTDDSNAEDNPLFDYPDELSEDEDDGSNDEDPFGDEEGSDSEYEKEEVEAEEDEL
- the LOC136486176 gene encoding RNA-directed DNA methylation 4-like isoform X2, with amino-acid sequence MASAAAAGEASTSEPAERGKPIVVRVKRKPSQTRPDAFWLEINERPAKKAMLDFSSLSISDPPSSSSASAKASEEPRVKKLLVQHIETVHHSEAVEDVLRSLLLADSNSKEIKSKTKEWNYRIKQDKKPEELRSAARQRHEDMGRNARFAQIWKSRKGENNDADDSLREICHLYDAVQVDPDDEKHPAEPRITSLKEGAVLCNFLPLIREYLPSAAEEIESDIISLAQSEDSEVYDIYTVKEVDDTNMEATSAVSYPRLQVDDGEDECYDDDYPYDTDDSNAEDNPLFDYPDELSEDEDDGSNDEDPFGDEEGSDSEYEKEEVEAEEDEL